The following coding sequences lie in one Alicyclobacillus curvatus genomic window:
- a CDS encoding class D sortase: MDRRKLLLWAGVTLIGVGVAAGVRIPFFYLRSYLEGRHLTSVASKLITNHGADGPGTSNESGGEVGNQFSSPAGSQSTLQTAPASMPQMIGTVPLALPQDHALFGLLEIPRLQLKAPVVEGTDDAVLNVAIGHLGSSSMPGQPGLSVLAAHNATWFRHIDQLQVGDSISVLLKNGVYHYTVTGQEVVHTGASLPNSAASVLILESCYPLDALYLTPERYLIIAKLTNVSPPAGIQSSSSPANVAYTSYLSNALNQLQVRAKVPSDLAATGLLLHQNALPLGTIRYTGPVSSAFTQSAVPLEITNTMVQLFEAYLHAASLKRPNDLISLYPAGSNVAGTADPLFGVPLSGVTFMQPLSFQLGMATGDKLQSVTAETTLLVSGQHVVCRFTAQPVEHAGATVSTVWIHLTSVSFVSRKSGP; this comes from the coding sequence GTGGACAGACGTAAACTGTTGCTGTGGGCAGGTGTGACATTGATTGGGGTAGGGGTTGCGGCGGGAGTCCGCATCCCCTTTTTCTACCTGCGAAGTTATCTGGAAGGGCGACATCTGACAAGTGTCGCATCGAAGCTGATCACAAACCATGGTGCAGACGGCCCAGGGACCTCAAATGAATCAGGCGGCGAGGTAGGCAATCAATTTTCCAGCCCGGCAGGCAGTCAATCGACCTTACAGACAGCGCCTGCAAGCATGCCGCAGATGATAGGCACTGTTCCACTCGCCTTACCTCAGGACCACGCGCTGTTCGGGTTACTCGAAATTCCCCGGCTGCAACTGAAAGCGCCTGTGGTCGAAGGGACGGATGATGCCGTTTTGAACGTCGCCATCGGTCACTTAGGGAGCAGTTCGATGCCTGGGCAGCCAGGTCTCTCGGTCCTCGCTGCCCACAATGCGACCTGGTTCCGCCACATCGACCAGTTGCAAGTCGGTGACTCGATTTCGGTGCTGTTGAAAAACGGGGTCTATCACTACACGGTGACTGGTCAAGAAGTGGTTCACACTGGAGCATCTTTGCCAAATAGTGCTGCGTCGGTGTTGATTCTTGAATCCTGTTATCCCCTTGATGCGCTCTACCTCACACCGGAGCGCTACCTCATTATTGCCAAACTGACAAATGTGTCTCCACCAGCGGGTATCCAGTCTTCCTCCAGTCCTGCAAACGTCGCCTACACCTCTTATCTTAGTAATGCTCTGAATCAGCTCCAAGTTCGTGCCAAGGTTCCTTCAGACTTGGCTGCAACCGGGCTGCTGTTGCACCAGAATGCTCTGCCTCTAGGGACCATTCGCTATACGGGCCCCGTCTCTTCCGCCTTTACACAGAGTGCCGTGCCCCTAGAAATCACGAACACCATGGTGCAATTGTTTGAGGCTTATCTGCATGCGGCGTCTTTGAAGCGGCCGAACGACCTTATCAGTCTCTACCCTGCGGGTTCTAATGTGGCGGGAACTGCCGATCCGTTGTTCGGCGTCCCTCTGTCCGGTGTCACGTTTATGCAGCCACTGTCATTTCAACTGGGGATGGCGACGGGCGACAAGTTGCAAAGTGTGACGGCGGAAACGACCTTGCTGGTGAGCGGTCAGCACGTGGTTTGTCGGTTTACAGCGCAACCAGTGGAGCATGCGGGGGCAACAGTTTCGACTGTCTGGATTCATCTGACAAGCGTATCGTTTGTATCGAGGAAGTCAGGGCCATAA
- a CDS encoding peptidoglycan glycosyltransferase, translated as MWKKRRKRRTRPATPTEGQILHKEKRSHVVRVNVVYGLIFVSFASLILRMGYLQIAKGDYFRNQATTTSLSRVAVLPARGYIYDTNGNLLAYDKPSYSVYLTQIPHVTQDYQAMSRILAPVFKVDQAKLYTEMQSDKQVASAVLFKNVTDEQVSFVVENQHALPGVSVVLDSQRTYPEGDLAGKVLGFTGAITPQTEAKYQKLGYQPNQKVGEDGIEEQYESLLQGSIGDQVVQINASGTPIKKLGFDPPPTPGKYLQLTLDGHLQAFTQNYIVSQIQNSKNTATIKNASAVMLDVKTGGVLAMVSYPYLDPNWFPSGLSAHQGYLSKPFVQYNTVIRGPEPPGSTVKPANLITALQNGVVTPQTQFYDHYVTKIGTSPIHDDGNHGIVTPSYAITVSCDSFFYNAGLQLGRWFGSNASNGGAPPAGVGYLTWLHSDFAKGLNALYEGERKFGLGAMTGIDLPHENPGVFLIDENYTKVPYDLDTAEKSIQKTGKYNNNATPVDLAFAGIGQAQQFTPLELAQYVATIANNGVRLQPHLLKAIYQPNMQQKLTAQDKPVEQFVTKVQADLHIAPQYMKIVQRGMYGVINNPNGTGYYAFQGAPYKAAGKTGTAQLYGNLDNSVFIAYAPYDNPQVAVAVMVPGGGYGADIAAPVARAMIDTYFKEHHEFFPKDQWELTDIPNTWRTSPAYVLPEQSR; from the coding sequence ATGTGGAAAAAGCGGCGTAAGCGGCGTACACGTCCGGCCACTCCGACTGAAGGCCAAATTTTGCACAAGGAAAAGCGTTCGCATGTGGTCCGTGTCAACGTCGTCTACGGACTCATTTTCGTGTCTTTTGCTTCGCTCATTTTGCGCATGGGTTATCTACAGATTGCAAAAGGTGATTACTTCCGCAACCAAGCGACAACAACCTCACTCAGTCGCGTCGCAGTCTTGCCTGCCCGTGGATATATATACGACACCAATGGCAACCTGCTCGCTTACGATAAGCCGTCTTATAGCGTATACCTGACCCAAATCCCGCATGTAACACAGGACTATCAAGCGATGTCACGCATTTTGGCACCCGTGTTTAAGGTTGACCAAGCAAAGCTATACACCGAGATGCAAAGTGACAAACAGGTGGCATCGGCTGTTCTGTTTAAAAACGTTACCGATGAGCAGGTCTCCTTTGTCGTCGAAAATCAGCATGCTCTTCCAGGCGTCAGCGTCGTGCTCGATTCGCAGCGTACATATCCTGAAGGCGATCTCGCCGGCAAGGTTCTCGGGTTCACAGGCGCCATCACACCGCAGACAGAGGCGAAGTATCAGAAACTGGGATACCAGCCCAATCAAAAGGTGGGTGAGGACGGCATCGAAGAACAGTATGAATCCTTGCTCCAAGGCTCGATTGGAGACCAGGTGGTACAGATTAACGCAAGTGGCACGCCAATCAAGAAACTCGGGTTCGATCCGCCGCCAACGCCTGGCAAGTACCTTCAACTGACGCTCGACGGACATCTTCAAGCATTCACGCAGAACTATATTGTGAGCCAGATTCAAAACTCGAAGAACACGGCGACCATTAAAAATGCCTCTGCAGTCATGCTCGATGTGAAGACAGGCGGCGTACTTGCGATGGTCAGTTACCCGTACCTCGACCCCAACTGGTTTCCGTCTGGACTCTCTGCGCACCAAGGTTACCTGAGTAAACCGTTTGTTCAATACAACACGGTCATCCGCGGGCCGGAGCCACCGGGATCGACAGTGAAGCCTGCTAATCTCATCACGGCGTTGCAAAATGGAGTTGTCACGCCACAGACGCAGTTCTACGACCACTATGTCACAAAAATTGGCACCTCGCCCATCCACGACGACGGCAATCATGGTATCGTCACGCCAAGTTACGCCATTACGGTGTCGTGTGACTCGTTCTTCTACAACGCAGGGCTGCAACTTGGCCGTTGGTTTGGCAGCAACGCGTCTAACGGCGGTGCTCCGCCTGCAGGTGTGGGATACCTCACGTGGTTACACAGCGACTTTGCCAAAGGGTTGAATGCGCTTTATGAAGGCGAGCGCAAGTTTGGTCTCGGAGCAATGACGGGGATTGACCTTCCCCACGAAAATCCGGGTGTGTTCCTTATCGATGAGAATTACACTAAGGTACCTTACGATTTGGACACCGCGGAGAAGTCGATTCAAAAAACGGGCAAATACAACAACAATGCGACGCCTGTGGACCTTGCTTTCGCTGGAATCGGTCAGGCTCAACAGTTTACGCCGTTGGAACTGGCGCAATACGTGGCGACGATTGCCAACAACGGGGTCAGGCTGCAGCCGCACTTACTGAAGGCCATCTATCAGCCGAATATGCAGCAGAAATTGACAGCGCAGGATAAGCCGGTTGAGCAGTTTGTCACGAAAGTGCAGGCAGACCTGCATATCGCACCACAGTACATGAAGATTGTACAGCGGGGGATGTACGGGGTCATCAACAACCCGAACGGAACAGGATACTATGCCTTCCAGGGTGCCCCTTACAAGGCCGCGGGCAAAACAGGCACTGCACAGCTCTACGGCAACCTCGACAATTCGGTGTTTATTGCCTACGCACCGTATGACAACCCGCAGGTGGCTGTGGCTGTAATGGTTCCCGGTGGCGGCTATGGTGCGGATATTGCAGCACCGGTGGCCAGAGCGATGATAGACACGTATTTTAAGGAACACCATGAATTCTTTCCGAAGGACCAATGGGAACTGACGGACATCCCCAATACCTGGAGGACATCCCCAGCTTATGTCTTGCCAGAACAAAGCAGGTGA
- a CDS encoding CoA pyrophosphatase: MRLQSIEQTLESRQSGLLGYHEARKTAVLVTLQPDDKGDMQILFELRAKTLRRQPGEISFPGGHVESTDAGPAATAVREAAEELGVSESSIRLLGALDVFPASSNLLVYPYVGFIAEGVKLHPNPHEVEEVFQLPYEQLLNYQPDVYELTLRPEFPDDFPYHLVPQGRNYSWRTSTQRQYFFQFDDWVIWGLTARILKHFLDLTR, encoded by the coding sequence GTGCGACTGCAGAGTATCGAGCAGACACTTGAGAGCCGACAATCCGGATTACTCGGATATCACGAAGCACGAAAGACGGCGGTGCTCGTGACACTCCAACCGGACGACAAGGGCGATATGCAAATACTGTTTGAGCTCCGGGCGAAGACATTACGTCGACAGCCGGGGGAAATCTCCTTTCCGGGCGGCCACGTCGAATCAACCGATGCAGGCCCTGCTGCCACAGCAGTACGGGAAGCGGCCGAGGAGCTTGGGGTGTCAGAATCATCCATTCGACTTCTTGGTGCACTCGACGTCTTTCCGGCAAGCTCGAACCTGTTGGTGTATCCGTACGTTGGATTCATTGCAGAAGGGGTCAAGTTGCACCCCAACCCGCACGAAGTCGAAGAGGTCTTTCAACTGCCTTATGAGCAGTTGCTAAATTATCAACCAGACGTGTATGAGTTGACCTTGAGACCCGAGTTTCCCGATGACTTTCCGTATCACCTTGTGCCCCAAGGTCGTAATTATTCTTGGCGCACGTCCACACAGCGCCAATACTTCTTCCAGTTTGATGATTGGGTCATTTGGGGACTTACGGCTCGCATTCTCAAGCACTTCCTCGACTTAACCCGCTAA
- the udk gene encoding uridine kinase, with translation MLIVGIAGGTGSGKTTVAHAIVDTLGEDHVALISQDAYYKDHTSLTFEERSQLNYDHPESFDNELLISHLADLRHGRDIDIPVYDFTIHARRNETNHVAAKPVIVLEGIHVLVEASIRNHLDIKVFVDTDPDVRVLRRVLRDIEDRGRTIESVYEQYLSTVKPMHDAFIEPSKRYADLIIPEGGENKIAISLLTSRLAHVVADVMA, from the coding sequence ATGTTGATTGTCGGGATTGCGGGCGGGACAGGCTCAGGGAAGACCACGGTCGCCCACGCGATTGTGGATACTTTGGGTGAAGACCACGTAGCCCTCATCTCACAGGACGCTTACTATAAAGACCATACCTCATTGACCTTCGAAGAACGCAGCCAGTTGAACTACGACCACCCCGAATCCTTTGACAACGAACTCCTTATCTCGCATCTCGCTGACCTGCGACACGGACGAGACATTGACATACCAGTCTACGACTTTACCATCCATGCACGTCGAAACGAGACCAACCACGTTGCTGCCAAGCCGGTGATTGTGCTCGAAGGCATTCACGTCCTCGTCGAAGCATCCATTCGGAACCATCTCGACATCAAGGTATTTGTCGATACCGATCCCGATGTTCGCGTCCTTCGTCGCGTCCTGCGGGACATTGAGGACCGAGGTCGCACCATCGAATCCGTCTACGAGCAGTACCTCAGCACTGTCAAGCCGATGCACGATGCATTTATTGAACCTTCCAAGCGATATGCAGACCTCATCATTCCAGAGGGTGGAGAGAACAAGATCGCCATCAGTTTGCTGACTTCAAGGCTGGCACACGTCGTTGCCGACGTCATGGCATGA